Proteins found in one Pyrus communis chromosome 15, drPyrComm1.1, whole genome shotgun sequence genomic segment:
- the LOC137716949 gene encoding uncharacterized protein, with protein MDCPMKGSFPEFIEEQENQIGNFNRQQFNPFSDKYNLGWRHHPNFVWKNNQQNQVNPSPLFQNNEAKKSSMKDMMAQLAQTTNTLTQNTNNFMQATQTSLQNQQASIRKLEDQVGQIAHAMVEREKGKFPSQTEINMRNMEQLKAITLRSGRTVEKNGEDNGTLVEKSENAVTEVQEGFMNSVAQVSNIVSHASDSTHLGNLILEKANVAPVPYPQRLHKAKKDQNFSHILELFKKVNINIPLLDAVKQIPSYAKFLKDAYTNKRRFLEHEKVMLSEECSAILQKKLPLKLTDPGSFMIPCTIGKSSFEKALCDLSASIKLMPYSIFKQLGLGEMKPTLVSLQLTDRSITYPRGIVEDVLVRVDQLILPADFLILDMEEDREIPIILGRPFLATAGTLIDVKCGVLTLRVEDRKVVFKVFEATKHPREQEECFSIDILNQIMSEQFQAQFWPIPRVEVEEVTDIVNILNSGPLHNLRWRHHYEALGPAPVKIYPSVEVAPKLDLKQLLTHMRYAFLGASESLLVIIVAKLTYLEEEELFRVLRDYKTTLG; from the coding sequence ATGGATTGTCCTATGAAGGGTTCATTTCCGGAGTTCattgaagaacaagaaaatcAAATTGGAAATTTTAATCGCCAACAGTTTAATCCATTCTCTGACAAGTATAATCTTGGTTGGCGTCATCATCCCAATTTTGTTTGGAAGaacaatcaacaaaatcaagtgaaCCCTTCTCCACTGTTCCAGAACAATGAGGCCAAGAAAAGTTCAATGAAAGATATGATGGCTCAATTGGCTCAAACTACCAACACTCTCACTCAAAACACCAATAATTTTATGCAAGCAACTCAAACTTCTCTACAAAATCAGCAAGCATCTATTCGCAAGCTAGAGGATCAAGTTGGGCAGATTGCACATGCCATGGTTGAGAGGGAGAAGGGCAAGTTTCCCAGTCAAACTGAGATTAATATGAGGAATATGGAGCAATTAAAGGCTATTACACTCAGAAGTGGGAGAACTGTAGAGAAAAACGGTGAAGATAATGGGACGTTAGTTGAAAAGTCGGAGAATGCTGTCACCGAAGTACAAGAGGGTTTTATGAATTCAGTCGCTCAAGTGTCTAATATTGTTTCTCATGCATCAGATTCTACACACCTGGGTAATTTGATTTTGGAGAAGGCCAATGTTGCACCAGTTCCATATCCTCAGCGACTTCATAAGGCTAAGAAAGACCAAAACTTTTCTCATATCTTAGAGTTATTTAAAAAAGTGAACATTAACATACCTCTACTTGATGCAGTGAAACAAATTCCCAGTTATGCAAAGTTCTTAAAGGATGCATACACGAACAAGAGAAGGTTTTTGGAGCATGAAAAAGTAATGCTCTCGGAAGAGTGTAGCGCTATTTTACAAAAGAAGTTGCCACTGAAGTTGACCGATCCAGGGAGTTTTATGATTCCTTGCACAATTGGAAAATCTTCCTTTGAAAAAGCTTTATGTGATCTTAGTGCTAGTATTAAGTTGATGCCATATTCTATTTTTAAACAACTAGGTTTGGGTGAAATGAAACCTACTCTTGTGTCTCTACAACTAACGGATCGATCTATCACTTATCCACGAGGCATTGTCGAAGATGTGTTGGTTCGAGTTGATCAGTTAATCCTACCTGCAGATTTCTTGATTCTTGATATGGAAGAAGATAGAGAGATTCCAATTATACTTGGTCGTCCATTCTTAGCTACTGCCGGTACATTGATTGATGTCAAATGTGGTGTGCTTACTTTGCGAGTTGAAGACAGAAAAGTGGTGTTCAAAGTTTTTGAAGCTACTAAGCATCCAAGAGAGCAGGAAGAATGTTTTAGTATTGATATCTTGAATCAAATTATGAGCGAGCAGTTCCAAGCACAATTCTGGCCCATTCCTAGAGTTGAAGTGGAAGAAGTAACTGATATTGTCAATATTCTCAATTCTGGCCCTCTACATAATTTGCGTTGGAGACACCATTACGAAGCTTTGGGACCTGCCCCGGTGAAAATTTATCCATCTGTTGAAGTTGCACCGAAGCTAGACTTGAAACAATTGCTTACCCATATGAGGTATGCATTTTTAGGTGCTTCCGAATCATTGCTAGTGATTATTGTAGCCAAGTTAACTTAtctcgaagaagaagaattgtttcGAGTACTTAGAGATTACAAGACAACATTGGGATGA